A stretch of Arthrobacter sunyaminii DNA encodes these proteins:
- the ribB gene encoding 3,4-dihydroxy-2-butanone-4-phosphate synthase translates to MSIRAGGTSADVPHEMILLDSIDAAVEAIALGRPVVVVDDEDRENEGDIIFAAQHATPELMGWTVRYTSGVICVPLPGSYADRLNLPPMTTVNEDTKGTAYTVSCDAAVGVSTGISAADRATTSRVLANPGASAADLHRPGHVFPLRAHDDGVRGRRGHTEAAVELARLANCTPVGVIAELVHDEGSMMRLPALRAFADTHDLPLISIDDLVAYLERAHSPNTEGN, encoded by the coding sequence ATGAGCATCCGAGCCGGGGGCACTAGCGCTGACGTTCCGCACGAGATGATCCTGCTGGACAGTATTGACGCAGCGGTGGAGGCCATCGCCCTGGGACGTCCCGTCGTCGTCGTGGATGATGAGGACCGCGAGAATGAAGGCGACATCATCTTTGCCGCCCAGCATGCCACGCCAGAGCTGATGGGCTGGACGGTCCGTTACACGTCCGGGGTGATCTGCGTGCCGCTGCCCGGATCCTACGCGGACCGGCTGAATCTGCCGCCCATGACCACCGTCAACGAGGACACCAAGGGCACCGCCTACACAGTGTCCTGCGACGCCGCTGTTGGTGTGAGCACAGGTATCAGCGCTGCGGACCGGGCCACTACGTCCCGGGTACTGGCCAATCCGGGCGCGTCTGCCGCTGATCTGCATCGTCCCGGCCACGTTTTCCCGCTTAGGGCGCACGACGACGGCGTCCGCGGGCGCCGCGGACACACCGAGGCAGCTGTGGAGCTGGCGCGGCTGGCCAACTGCACACCCGTTGGTGTGATTGCCGAACTCGTCCACGACGAGGGATCCATGATGCGGTTGCCTGCACTGCGCGCGTTTGCCGATACGCACGATCTGCCGCTGATCTCCATCGACGATTTGGTGGCCTATCTGGAGCGTGCACACTCACCCAACACGGAGGGAAACTGA
- the pnuC gene encoding nicotinamide riboside transporter PnuC, producing MDFLRWLFDAQVPVGSSSLLVREVVGNIFGLLSALGGMRRKVWAWPVGIIGNALLLTVFLGSLFGDADSATLLGQAGRQIMFIAVSVYGWRRWQQSKNGGGTAVTPQWASGTERLGLVAALLIGTVALTPVFARLGSYEPVWADAWTFVGSLLATYGMAKGWVEFWLIWVAVDIVGVPLLFSAGYYATAFMYVFYGIFTLIGFFVWAKAKKDEKPEVETVMPDPRVVR from the coding sequence ATGGATTTTTTGCGGTGGCTCTTTGACGCTCAGGTACCGGTGGGATCTTCATCCCTGCTGGTGCGCGAGGTCGTAGGCAATATTTTCGGGCTCCTCAGCGCCCTGGGCGGCATGCGCCGCAAAGTCTGGGCCTGGCCGGTGGGCATCATCGGCAACGCTCTTCTGCTCACCGTCTTCCTCGGCTCGCTGTTCGGCGACGCCGACTCAGCCACCCTCCTTGGCCAGGCGGGACGGCAGATCATGTTTATCGCCGTATCCGTCTACGGCTGGCGCCGCTGGCAGCAGAGTAAGAACGGCGGCGGCACCGCAGTCACGCCCCAATGGGCATCCGGCACCGAACGCCTTGGCCTGGTGGCAGCCCTGCTGATCGGAACCGTTGCCCTGACCCCGGTCTTCGCCCGCCTCGGCTCCTATGAGCCTGTGTGGGCCGATGCCTGGACCTTTGTCGGATCCCTCCTCGCCACGTACGGCATGGCCAAGGGGTGGGTGGAGTTCTGGCTGATCTGGGTGGCCGTGGACATTGTGGGCGTGCCTCTGCTGTTCAGCGCCGGTTACTACGCGACGGCGTTCATGTACGTCTTCTACGGCATCTTTACCCTGATCGGGTTCTTTGTCTGGGCCAAAGCCAAGAAGGATGAAAAGCCCGAGGTGGAGACGGTGATGCCTGACCCCAGGGTGGTGCGGTGA
- the rpe gene encoding ribulose-phosphate 3-epimerase → MSKCCINPSILSADFVNLQAELERISTADAVHVDVMDNHFVPNLTIGLPVVQRIQEVSALPLDAHLMISDADRWAPLYAELGLASVTFHVEASAAPIKLARDLRGRGAKAGMALRPATPVEPYLDMLSELDMLLIMTVEPGFGGQKFLDVTLPKIRRAAEAVRGSNLPLAIQVDGGISAATIERAAEAGANVFVAGSAVYGAGDPNEAISKLRHAAEAAAR, encoded by the coding sequence ATGAGCAAGTGCTGCATCAACCCGAGCATCCTCTCGGCCGACTTCGTCAACCTCCAGGCCGAGCTGGAGCGGATCAGCACCGCCGACGCCGTCCACGTGGACGTCATGGACAACCATTTTGTGCCGAACCTGACCATCGGACTGCCGGTGGTGCAGCGCATTCAGGAAGTCAGCGCGCTGCCCCTGGACGCGCACCTGATGATTTCCGACGCCGACCGCTGGGCTCCGCTGTACGCGGAACTGGGACTGGCATCGGTCACGTTCCATGTGGAAGCTTCCGCTGCGCCGATCAAGCTGGCACGGGACCTTCGTGGCCGCGGCGCAAAGGCAGGAATGGCGCTGCGCCCGGCTACCCCGGTGGAACCGTACCTGGACATGCTCTCCGAGCTGGACATGCTGCTAATCATGACCGTGGAGCCGGGCTTTGGCGGGCAGAAGTTCCTGGACGTTACGCTGCCGAAGATCCGCCGCGCCGCTGAGGCCGTCCGCGGCTCGAACCTGCCGCTGGCCATCCAGGTGGACGGAGGTATTTCCGCTGCCACCATCGAGCGCGCTGCGGAAGCCGGCGCGAACGTGTTTGTGGCGGGCTCAGCGGTTTACGGTGCTGGAGATCCGAACGAGGCCATCAGCAAGCTGCGCCACGCCGCCGAGGCTGCAGCACGCTGA
- a CDS encoding riboflavin synthase, producing the protein MFTGIVAEQGSVVSLDPNLKDDSAVLVISAPATGAGLELGGSIAVNGVCLTATALDGDRISLDVMGETLDRTTTGKLRPGTRVNLERCVPAGGRLDGHVVQGHVDGVGELLERENLGNWDRLRFGVPAQLARYIAEKGSIAVDGVSLTVAAVSGAEEPQQWFEVGLIPTTLEATDLGTLEPGSAVNLEVDVLAKYAERLLAFATPKKPAHAAEGEEL; encoded by the coding sequence GTGTTTACCGGAATTGTGGCTGAACAGGGCAGCGTTGTATCCCTGGACCCGAACCTCAAGGATGACTCGGCTGTACTTGTCATCAGTGCCCCGGCCACCGGCGCCGGTCTGGAGCTGGGCGGATCCATCGCAGTGAACGGCGTCTGCCTCACGGCCACGGCCCTGGACGGAGACCGGATTTCGCTGGACGTCATGGGCGAAACCCTGGACCGGACCACCACGGGCAAGCTCCGGCCGGGAACGAGGGTCAACCTGGAACGCTGCGTTCCGGCCGGCGGACGGCTGGACGGCCACGTGGTGCAGGGCCATGTGGACGGCGTCGGTGAACTGCTGGAGCGGGAGAACCTCGGCAATTGGGACCGGCTGCGCTTTGGCGTGCCGGCACAGCTGGCCAGGTACATCGCAGAGAAGGGGTCCATCGCCGTCGACGGCGTTTCACTCACGGTCGCTGCGGTCAGCGGTGCCGAGGAGCCGCAGCAGTGGTTCGAGGTGGGCCTGATTCCGACCACTCTGGAGGCAACCGACCTCGGGACGCTGGAGCCGGGGTCGGCGGTGAATCTGGAAGTTGATGTGCTGGCCAAGTATGCAGAGCGGCTGCTTGCCTTCGCCACCCCGAAGAAACCGGCCCACGCTGCCGAAGGAGAAGAACTATGA
- the ribD gene encoding bifunctional diaminohydroxyphosphoribosylaminopyrimidine deaminase/5-amino-6-(5-phosphoribosylamino)uracil reductase RibD, giving the protein MTGLHGETAADGGAAERKAAERSAEERNAMDLALDLARKGIRGANPLVGAVILDPAGAVLSSGFHRGAGTAHAEADALANAAASGADVTGATMVVTLEPCNHTGRTGPCSQAIINAGISRVIYAAADSTADAAGGAAALAAAGVSVDGGLMAAESTDLNHRWIRAAQEKRPFVTVKSAQSLDGRTAAEDGTSQWITGTAARTDGHSIRTRADAVVVGTGTVLVDNPQLTARNAAGEDAVQQPLRVAAGHRPVPDDAAIRGTDGRFLQLFEHDPAEICRELYARGVRHLMIEGGATVAGAFLRAGLADELVAYIAPVLLGAGTPAFANLGVHTLSDASRWRWDETDGGAARLVGADLRLRLEPVPAGTQPVDVPAGTQQLEG; this is encoded by the coding sequence GTGACCGGCCTGCACGGCGAAACTGCGGCTGACGGTGGCGCTGCCGAACGCAAGGCTGCCGAACGCAGCGCCGAAGAACGCAACGCCATGGACCTCGCGCTGGACCTCGCTCGAAAGGGCATCCGCGGTGCAAACCCCCTGGTGGGCGCAGTGATCCTCGACCCCGCGGGGGCGGTTCTAAGCAGCGGCTTCCACCGCGGCGCCGGAACCGCCCACGCGGAAGCCGATGCCCTCGCCAATGCCGCCGCCAGCGGAGCAGACGTCACCGGGGCAACCATGGTGGTGACTCTTGAGCCGTGCAACCACACCGGTCGGACCGGGCCCTGTTCCCAGGCAATCATCAATGCCGGCATCTCGCGGGTCATCTATGCCGCTGCCGATTCAACTGCTGACGCAGCCGGGGGAGCTGCCGCGCTGGCTGCCGCAGGAGTGAGCGTTGACGGTGGCCTCATGGCAGCCGAATCAACGGATCTCAATCACCGCTGGATCCGTGCCGCGCAGGAAAAACGGCCCTTCGTGACGGTCAAATCCGCGCAGAGCCTGGACGGCCGAACCGCAGCCGAAGACGGCACCAGCCAGTGGATCACCGGAACTGCGGCCCGCACCGACGGGCATTCCATCCGCACCCGTGCGGACGCCGTCGTCGTCGGAACTGGCACCGTGCTGGTGGACAATCCGCAGCTGACCGCACGGAACGCCGCCGGCGAGGATGCAGTTCAGCAGCCGCTGCGGGTAGCCGCAGGGCACCGGCCAGTGCCGGATGATGCGGCCATCCGCGGAACAGACGGACGGTTCCTCCAGCTGTTTGAGCATGACCCGGCGGAAATCTGCCGGGAACTGTACGCACGGGGGGTCCGCCACCTCATGATCGAAGGCGGCGCCACGGTCGCCGGTGCCTTCCTGCGCGCCGGACTTGCGGACGAACTGGTCGCCTATATCGCGCCGGTTCTGCTGGGCGCCGGCACCCCGGCGTTCGCCAACCTCGGCGTGCATACCCTCTCTGATGCCTCCCGCTGGCGCTGGGACGAGACCGACGGCGGTGCCGCGCGGCTGGTGGGCGCTGACCTGCGGCTGCGGCTTGAGCCCGTGCCGGCCGGCACCCAGCCGGTTGACGTACCCGCCGGCACCCAACAACTGGAAGGATGA